A genomic segment from Odontesthes bonariensis isolate fOdoBon6 chromosome 8, fOdoBon6.hap1, whole genome shotgun sequence encodes:
- the sypl1 gene encoding synaptophysin-like protein 1, with product MMTGFRLNLSPLKEPLGFIKLVEWLTAIFAFGSCGGYSGRNIISLFCDEVKNETLGANFHYPFRLSQVPLIGENTTICNHSVTPTHLMGDSASSVEFFVGIGIVCFLYSMVALLVYLGYMHVYKDSDFGPIFDFVITAILVFLWLVCSSAWAKGLQNVKDATDTDGIRATLALCKGSNITCEVTEFASMRTLNISVVFGYLNMLVWAGNAWFVYKETRWHSQKLASQPGPGRQQVPAPI from the exons CTCACAGCCATATTTGCTTTTGGAAGCTGTGGTGGATACTCAGGGAGGAACATCATATCTCTTTTCTGTGATGAAGTCAAGAATGAAACGCTCGGCGCCAACTTTCACTACCCATTTAG GTTGAGCCAGGTCCCTCTTATTGGGGAAAACACAACTATTTGTAATCACTCTGTCACCCCGACACACTTGATGGGAGACTCGGCCTCTTCGGTGGAGTTCTTTGTAGGCATCGGAATCGTCTGCTTCCTGTACAGCATGGTAGCTCTGCTGGTTTATTTAGGCTACATGCATGTCTATAAGGACTCAGATTTTGGACCAATTTTT GACTTTGTGATCACAGCAATCCTGGTCTTTCTGTGGCTGGTGTGTTCGTCTGCCTGGGCGAAGGGCCTGCAGAATGTGAAGGATGCCACGGACACCGACGGCATTCGTGCCACGCTAGCTCTCTGCAAGGGCAGCAACATCACCTGCGAGGTTACAGAGTTCGCCAGCATGCGGACCCTCAATATCTCTGTG GTCTTTGGCTACCTCAACATGTTAGTGTGGGCGGGCAACGCCTGGTTCGTGTACAAAGAAACTCGCTGGCACTCCCAGAAATTGGCCTCCCAACCTGGACCTGGAAGGCAGCAGGTCCCTGCGCCAATCTAA